The window TAATCAATACCCCCCGGCGGGTAGAACCGTAACACTGCCAGCCAGGGCAGTGGCATAGTGATCGCTGCCATGACGCTGTTTAACCCGCAGTTTGTCCAATTGGTCAAGCTGCTTTTCAGGTAGTTCCCCTCCTGTCCGTCCGCCTTTCGGCGGCGGACCTCTGTCCTGAACTTCCTACTACATATTGTGCTTCCGGAGGCCTTCTTAAGCTGGATCATGCCCTACATCTTGTGGTAAGGCCAGAGGCCCGCCGCCGGGAGGCAAAACTATGCGGGACAGGAGGAAGCATGTGTGCATGGTGCGGAAAAATACTGGAACACCTCTATTCGAGGGATTCTCACGGCATTTGCCCGGTCTGCGCCAAAGTAGGGCAGGCCAGGGCGGAGACTTTTTTAAAAGAGCAAAAACAGGAGCAACAAAAATGACCAGAAAGGGGGCATTAGGCCTCCTTTCTTTTTGGGCTAAGCTGTCTGATTTGCATAGAAAGAGCCTGTACTGCCGTCCCAAAGTGGAAAAAGGTTAACAGACATAATTCTTTAATAAAATATTATCTTTTATTTTATTCAGATACATAAATAATAGTGCTACAATATTATTATAATGACAATTTGATTTTGTTATCAAAATAACAACTGATTAAATCAAGCATTAATCCTTCTGCTAGAAAAAATCAAAATTTTCTCCAATTAACGCCAAATATTTTGATCTCTGATTTTTTATGGGTGTTTTCTAATACTTGCTTTTTCTGAAGAATGGGCTATTAGAAAAAATATTCCTCGTTTCTACAAGAGGTGGGTTCCTCTTATAAATATAATGTTAGCCCATATAAAAACAATGAGATGACAAAAAATGAGAAGACTGAAAATCGTAGCTTCTGGAAAAAGTAGACAAGAAGAGGCTCAAAAAAGAGGAAAATTATTTGAAGAGTTAATGGCAAAGGTGCTGCGACATTATGGCTATAACATAAATAAACATAAAACAAATGTAAATTATGCTGGCATGGAAATTGATATAGAAGGAGAGGCGCGTATCGCTGGAATACCCCTTTTCGCAGAATGTAAGTGCTATGGTTCTGACATTACTGCGGAAAAATTGCAAACATTTTTTGGAAAATATATGAGCTTTTGGTTAAAAGATAATAAGAGTGAAGGGCTCTTTATTGCAATACCAGGAGTCAATAGTCACGCAAGAGGATTTTATAACGAAAATTGCAAATCAAATAGTCAAATTTCAATAAAAATCATCGAAGAACCCGATATTATAGATATTATAATAGATAGTGGATTAATTATTAATGAAGCAGAAATTGATAAATTGATTAAAGATGATCTAGTCCCGGGTGATAGAATTTTAATATATAGTGACAAAGGACTATTCTGGCTTCAATATTTAATTTCTAAAGGTTCCACTCTCCCAACAAAAGTTCAAATATTTGATTCTAAAGGAAATACAATAACTGATAATGATTCTCGTGAATACTTTATAAAATTACTTCCTGAAATTAAAGATTTTGAGTTTACAAAAGAAGATGGAAATATTTTATCTACTGAAGAAAAAGAGCTTATAGTTGAATTAAGAGGAAGTTCTGCCTATTTTGAATACCAATTTCCAGCGAATCCTCAGTTCTTTATTGGCAGGCAACAACTTGTTTCAGATATAGATAATTTTTTTAATGACGTTATTAATCACAATGCTTCATTAAGAAGCATTTTATTTGAAGCTAATTCTGGATGGGGGAAGAGTTCTCTTGTTTTAAAAATTGTTTCCCGTCTTAAAGAACTTGGACATTATGCTATAGCAATTGATTCTAGATCAGCTTCAAGTGCTCAATTTATTTTACATGCTATAGAGCATATAATTAAGAAATTTGGCAATTTCAATAACCTGATTGAGGAAGAACCTGTAATTACTGGATTTGAGGGAGTAATTAACGCATTAATTAAAATAGGAAATGCACTAAAAAGTCAGAAAAAACTATTGTTAGTGTTTTTTGATCAATTTGAAAATATTTTCTATCTAGAAGAAGTATTAGTTAAAATTGTACAACTTATTTTAAAAATCACAGATATTCAAACTAATATTATACTTGGCTTTTCTTGGAAAACAGATCTAGTGGGATTAACATCCGAATTCCCATATAAATGGAGAGATAAAATTGTTGAGTCTAGTCAAGTATTTCATTTAAAACAATTTTCAGAAGTAGAAACCAATATTCTTTTGGACAAATTATCTGATGAGCTTCATGCTAAATTGAGGAAAGACCTGCGTTTTTTAATATCGGAGTTTTCTCAAGGATATCCTTGGCTACTTAAAAAGTTATGTGCTCATGTAAAAAAACAGAGAGAAAATGGTGTCCCACAGGCAGATATGGTAAGGGGGCTTCTAAATGTAGAACAACTTTTCTTAGATGACTTAGAAGGATTGACACCAGAACAAGAAGAAGCATTAAGACAAATTTCTAAACAAGCTCCCATTAATATTTCTGAAATAGGAGAAGAACTTTCACCGACCGTTATACAGACTCTAGTTGACCGAAGATTGATAGTCAGAGTTGGAACTAAATATGATATTTATTGGGATATTTTTAGAGATTATCTTAATACAGGTAAGCTACCAATTGAAGAGGTTTATCTTCTAAGATCCTCTGTTGGGAGTGTTTTTAAAGCAATTACAATATTGCAAAACAATAATGGTAAATTACTAATACATTCTTTCAAAGAACAAGCAAATCTTTCTGATGGAGCTTTTTTAAATATCGCTCGCGATCTTCGTTTACTTAAAATTGTAAAAATAGAAAATAATAATATTGTTCTCATGTTACCAATAGGAACAGATGAATCAGAACTATTACAGAACTTTCGTAATTACTTAAATGATCATTTATTGAGAAATCGATATATCTTTAATGTTGTACAACTTATCAAGGATAAAGGAGAAATAAGTATTTATGATTTAGCACATATACTTCAAAGTGAATTCCCTTATATCTCTGCTTCTGAGAAAACATGGATAACATATGCAAAAATATTAGCCGGTTGGCTCGACATAGCTGATTTAGCAATATGGGATAAATCAAATGAAAAGTTGATAAAATTTAAGGCTGGTACTCAGGTTAGAGATCATTCATTAGTATTTGCAAAAAAAAGAACTAGATTATCAGTTCCTTCTATACAATTTGCACCAATTTGTGAAGTAGCAAAACGCCTTGTAACAGCAGCAAAAAATAATGAGCCGGTGAATTGGTCAGGTTTGTCAAAGAGTACGATTTACAAGTCGCTTGCTATGCTTGAAGAAATGAATTTAATTAGGAGAGAAGCAAAAACACTTACAATTTTACCTGATTGTTATGACTTTATAGATAGAAGAAACACTTTGAAAATTGTTAAAGATATAGTTACTAAATGGAAAATTTTTAAATCATTTATTGAAATTCTTAATGAGAATCATAATAATCGATTAACTCATGTCCAACTAGGTAAATTGTTAATTAAAAAATATTCTCTTGAATGGAAGCTTTCAACTGCAGAGACAAATGTGAAAATAATGCTAGACTGGGCAAGACATCTTAATCTTGCTCCTGGAGTTTTTTCTCATACATATAGAGGGAAATTTAAAGCTAAGGATAACAAAGTGAACTAAGAAATGTGTAACATCTTATTGATTGGTTGATTGGGCTAACTCGAGTAAAGGCGGGGATTTCCCCCGCCTTCCCCACACCACCTAGCTACAAGCCCGCAAAAGACACGATTTTCTTTAACCAAGCAGTAAACAGGCGGTAAGAGGACGAGACTCCTGAATTAAGAAAAACTTAAGCCTTGGCTAATTTTCTTCTTCTATAACTCTATATAGAATCTTTAGTGTAGTTGTTCCTGAAAAAGGTTTAACTACTGAAAATAGTTAGACTTTCTTCTAAAAATCTGTTAAATTCTTTGCAAGAAAATAGACCGAATGGAGCCATTTTCTTGCAAATTTTGCCATGAAACCCAAAGCATCACCTATAAAAGACAGACAGAGACAATTGTTTTCTATTGAATTATCTAAACTCGTCAATCCCAGCCATCCAATGGTTAAGCTGGCCAAGGCCATAGACTGGGATCGGTTAGATGAAGTATTTGGGAAGACTTATTGTCCCAATAAGGGCCGTCCTGGGATTAGTACCAGGTTGATGGTAGCTCTTCATTATTTGAAATACACTTATAATTTGAGTGATGAGGCTGTTGTAGAGGGTTGGATAGAGAATCCATACTGGCAATATTTTAGCGGTATGAAGTATTTTGAACATGAGTTTCCAATAGATCCATCCAGTATGACTAGATGGAGAAAGAGGATCAAGGAGTCAGGGGCAGAGGAACTGTTGAAGGAGACGATTTCTGCGGGTTTGCGACTTAAGGCCATAAATGCAAGCTATCTCAAGAGAGTTAATGTTGATACCACAGTGCAGGAAAAGTCCATAAGGTATCCCACCTATGCCAGACTTTATGACAGGGCCAGGGCAAGATTAGTAAAATTGGCTAAGGCAAGGGGAATCAACTTAAGGCAGAATTACAATCGTCTTTCCAGGAAGATGCTTATTCAACAGAGTCGATATGCCCGAGCCCGACAGATGAAGCGAGCGTTCAAGTGTACCCAAAAGCTTAGGGTCTGGCTTGGTAGAGTGATCCGGGATATTGAACGTAAGTGTCCAAAACCAGATGAAGAATTGAGTTCATTATTAAAGATATCCAAGAGAATCTATTTTCAGAAGAAGCAAGATAAAGATAAGATTTACAGTGTTCATGAATCCCATGTAGAGTGCATTAGTAAGGGCAAGTCCCACAAACGATATGAGTTTGGTTGCAAGGTATCTGTAGCAGCCACGAGCCGAGGAGGTTGGTTTGTAGGAGCTAAGGCATTTCATGGCAATCCCTATGACGGTCACACCTTAGCCGAAGCCTTAAAACAAATAGAACGCTTATCTCAGAGGCCAGACCATGTATTTGTTGACCAGGGATATCGTGGTCACAATTACAAATCAGGAGAGATTGAAGTTCACGTTTACCGGTCACATCGAGGCAGAATAGCCAAGAGTCTATGGAAATGGATGAAGCGAAGAGCGGCTATAGAGCCATAAGCCATCTGAAACATTGCCACAGGATGGACCGCAATCGTCTCAAGGGGATTCTTGGAGATTGCCTAAATGTAATCCTATCAGCAGCGGGTATGAATTTCCACAAGTTGCTGCGCTGGGCAGCAGTCTTTTGGCGCTCAATTTATCATGAATTGCTTTTGGCCTTCAGATTTACTCATTCCTATGGATAAAATTAAAAAAGATTTTTGCAGTATCAACTATTTAGTTTATTTTGGTAGAAATTATTAATCAAAATATTTTTTCTCTAATTCTTTTAATAAGTCCTTAAAATTTGAAGATCTAATACTAATTTCCCAAATTGCGGTATCACTTTCTAAATTCAATTTTTTGAGACTCTTTATTAATACATTGTTTATCCATTTTTTAGACTTTTTCAAATTTGTTAATACTTGATATTTTTTTACACTATAAACAGCACAACCATCTCCTTCTTTATTTTCCAAAATACATTCTTTTGTTTTATATTTTACTACATCACTCTTACTATCCACACCATTAGAAAATGAGTCATATAAAAATAAGGAACTATATAAATCATTTTTTTCTTGATTTTCTTTATTTATTATTAATACTGATTTTGTATGGGGATGGAATCCTCCATCTGTCAAATTATCATCTTCTACAAATAACCCTCTGTGTATTTTATCATCTTTAAATCCATATATTACAACTACTCCTAAATCAGGAAATTTTGCTGAATAGACCTTTGAGCCATCACTTAATTCAACTGGAATTTTATCAATAATACTTAATTTTGTCTTTAATATATTTAATTCCTTTGCGATTTCTTTATTTTTTTCAACATATCTTTGAGTAATTATACTATTATAATATCGATTATAAACATCATTTACATAACTATTTCCATGACTATTATTAATCATGTCCGTTGTCGGCTCTGTCCATGTGTCACCGGCAGACGGGCTTGAAGGCAGGCGGCCTGCCGAACCGGTATATGTTGAACCATATGTTGAACCAACCGAAGGCCTGGAATGCTCAGGCTCAAGCCTTACATCAATATTCAGGTCATCCCCTGGGCCAAGCTCCACCCATTCCTCGTTTTTTTTGTAACCGGGCTTTGTCACCTCCAGGTGATAACGCCCTGGCTCAAGTTCAATGCCTGGACGGTAACGGGGAACTATGTTCAGTATCCTGATGCGGGCATCCGCGGGGTCGGCTTTTACCGTTAGCCAGCCTGTGCGTTTTTCTCTGTCCAGGTAAACTTTTAGAACCGTACGCCGTCCGGGTTTCACCCTTACCTGCTTCTCCGTGGCAATATAACCCTCCTTTTCCACCCGAACACTCACCACGCCAGGCTTTAAACCGGACACAGTCAACGGCGTCACGCCACGGCGCTCCCCGTCAACATACACCATCGCGCCTGAAGGCACGCTGGTGAACCTCAACGTCCCGGCAGACTGGGCCGGGGACGAAGTGGCCACGTCCTCGTGAACAATACTGCCCCCGGCGACAAAGACAAAATCCCCCTTGTCGAGTTCCGGATTCCGGATGCGGCCGTACTGGGGGTGCTGGGCCCCTTCCGTGTAGTTCACCACCTCTTCCTTTATATAAAGGCCCAGTTCCTCGCCGGTCACGTAGCCGTCATGGTTCCTATCGGCATACCGGTCCGCTATGCCCTGAACAAGGACCGTCTTGAAGACGGACTCATCGGGTACCTGTTCATTTTCATTTCCAGCGGTGATGAAGGCACGAATGGGCTTTGCTACTTGCTCACGGATGTATGGTGAGGGAAGGCCGGGGCTTGCCCTGAAAACAGAGCCAGAAAAGCAAGAGTCAAAGGCCATAAGCACATGCCTAGAACGGATGAGACAACTGAGATCCTCGATCTCCCTCATGCTGATGGCCCGTGCCATGAAACCTGAAAGGTCTTTTGCCGGGTCTGGCGCATCCGTGGGCACGATGTAGCCTAGCTTCTTGCCGTCGGCCATCTGGAGGGTGTGGCCGTGTCCGGCGAAATAGACGAAGATGGCCCTGTCAGGTTCCTTTCCCACCCCACTCACAAGCGAGCTAAGGGCCTGGCGGAGTTCCCTGGAATCGGGGTTTATTACCAACTTGACTTCAAAACCG is drawn from Dissulfuribacter thermophilus and contains these coding sequences:
- a CDS encoding restriction endonuclease, translating into MRRLKIVASGKSRQEEAQKRGKLFEELMAKVLRHYGYNINKHKTNVNYAGMEIDIEGEARIAGIPLFAECKCYGSDITAEKLQTFFGKYMSFWLKDNKSEGLFIAIPGVNSHARGFYNENCKSNSQISIKIIEEPDIIDIIIDSGLIINEAEIDKLIKDDLVPGDRILIYSDKGLFWLQYLISKGSTLPTKVQIFDSKGNTITDNDSREYFIKLLPEIKDFEFTKEDGNILSTEEKELIVELRGSSAYFEYQFPANPQFFIGRQQLVSDIDNFFNDVINHNASLRSILFEANSGWGKSSLVLKIVSRLKELGHYAIAIDSRSASSAQFILHAIEHIIKKFGNFNNLIEEEPVITGFEGVINALIKIGNALKSQKKLLLVFFDQFENIFYLEEVLVKIVQLILKITDIQTNIILGFSWKTDLVGLTSEFPYKWRDKIVESSQVFHLKQFSEVETNILLDKLSDELHAKLRKDLRFLISEFSQGYPWLLKKLCAHVKKQRENGVPQADMVRGLLNVEQLFLDDLEGLTPEQEEALRQISKQAPINISEIGEELSPTVIQTLVDRRLIVRVGTKYDIYWDIFRDYLNTGKLPIEEVYLLRSSVGSVFKAITILQNNNGKLLIHSFKEQANLSDGAFLNIARDLRLLKIVKIENNNIVLMLPIGTDESELLQNFRNYLNDHLLRNRYIFNVVQLIKDKGEISIYDLAHILQSEFPYISASEKTWITYAKILAGWLDIADLAIWDKSNEKLIKFKAGTQVRDHSLVFAKKRTRLSVPSIQFAPICEVAKRLVTAAKNNEPVNWSGLSKSTIYKSLAMLEEMNLIRREAKTLTILPDCYDFIDRRNTLKIVKDIVTKWKIFKSFIEILNENHNNRLTHVQLGKLLIKKYSLEWKLSTAETNVKIMLDWARHLNLAPGVFSHTYRGKFKAKDNKVN
- a CDS encoding PEGA domain-containing protein is translated as IVRGCGDCCCLADDSAAYTRGIKVQARAPDGSTRYISLYSGYYALVIGVSDYSRGWPRLPNPVRDARHVAKVLENLGFEVKLVINPDSRELRQALSSLVSGVGKEPDRAIFVYFAGHGHTLQMADGKKLGYIVPTDAPDPAKDLSGFMARAISMREIEDLSCLIRSRHVLMAFDSCFSGSVFRASPGLPSPYIREQVAKPIRAFITAGNENEQVPDESVFKTVLVQGIADRYADRNHDGYVTGEELGLYIKEEVVNYTEGAQHPQYGRIRNPELDKGDFVFVAGGSIVHEDVATSSPAQSAGTLRFTSVPSGAMVYVDGERRGVTPLTVSGLKPGVVSVRVEKEGYIATEKQVRVKPGRRTVLKVYLDREKRTGWLTVKADPADARIRILNIVPRYRPGIELEPGRYHLEVTKPGYKKNEEWVELGPGDDLNIDVRLEPEHSRPSVGSTYGSTYTGSAGRLPSSPSAGDTWTEPTTDMINNSHGNSYVNDVYNRYYNSIITQRYVEKNKEIAKELNILKTKLSIIDKIPVELSDGSKVYSAKFPDLGVVVIYGFKDDKIHRGLFVEDDNLTDGGFHPHTKSVLIINKENQEKNDLYSSLFLYDSFSNGVDSKSDVVKYKTKECILENKEGDGCAVYSVKKYQVLTNLKKSKKWINNVLIKSLKKLNLESDTAIWEISIRSSNFKDLLKELEKKYFD